One region of Ornithinibacter aureus genomic DNA includes:
- a CDS encoding SDR family oxidoreductase, giving the protein MTDTTRTAVVTGASSGIGAATARTLAAEGFRVVCAARRAERLESLVAELGDAAVAVACDVTSDEDVARLAEVAGGRVHVLVNNAGGALGLEPVAQGDVALWQQMYDTNVLGTLRVTKALLPALVAADGEGVIVNVGSVAGFTAYEGGGGYTVAKHGVHVMSETLRLELVDQPVRITVVAPGMVQTEEFSLTRFGGDKERADAVYAGVPGPLVAQDVADAIVWMATRPAHVNVDLLVIKPRAQAAAHKVQRLP; this is encoded by the coding sequence ATGACCGACACCACCCGCACCGCCGTCGTCACCGGAGCGAGCAGCGGCATCGGCGCCGCCACCGCCCGGACATTGGCGGCCGAGGGCTTCCGGGTGGTCTGCGCGGCCCGACGGGCCGAACGGCTCGAGTCACTCGTCGCCGAACTCGGCGACGCAGCCGTTGCCGTCGCGTGCGACGTGACCAGCGACGAGGACGTCGCCCGTCTGGCCGAGGTCGCGGGCGGCCGGGTGCACGTGCTCGTCAACAACGCCGGCGGGGCGCTGGGGCTCGAGCCGGTGGCCCAGGGCGACGTCGCCCTCTGGCAGCAGATGTACGACACCAACGTGCTCGGCACGCTGCGCGTGACCAAGGCCCTGCTCCCGGCGCTCGTCGCCGCCGACGGTGAGGGCGTCATCGTCAACGTCGGATCGGTGGCGGGCTTCACCGCCTACGAGGGCGGCGGCGGCTACACCGTGGCCAAGCACGGCGTGCACGTCATGAGCGAGACCCTGCGTCTCGAGCTCGTCGACCAGCCGGTGCGGATCACGGTCGTGGCACCGGGCATGGTGCAGACCGAGGAGTTCTCGCTGACCCGCTTCGGCGGGGACAAGGAACGCGCGGATGCCGTGTACGCCGGCGTCCCCGGACCTCTCGTCGCGCAGGACGTCGCCGACGCGATCGTGTGGATGGCGACCCGGCCGGCCCATGTGAACGTCGACCTGCTCGTCATCAAGCCGCGGGCCCAGGCGGCGGCCCACAAGGTCCAGCGCCTCCCCTGA
- the pdxH gene encoding pyridoxamine 5'-phosphate oxidase: MNQGRGDDDAGRIAAARFDYDGDGLAEEQLLATPYAQARRWVDDAVARSQVEQDVFEPLAMSVATVDAAGVPNVRTVLMRFLDERGPGFVTALTSAKGREIAANPVMAVALTWPPMYRAIRFRGRAVMVDRAEVLEYWQSRPWASRISAWTSQQSEPVGTRTDLEEAYARRAAEFPDTGSESDVPVPDFWGGYRVVPDEVEFWAGRRNRLHDRLVFTRVGDGDLGDAASWSVSRRQP, encoded by the coding sequence ATGAACCAGGGACGCGGCGACGACGACGCCGGGCGCATCGCGGCGGCACGCTTCGACTACGACGGTGATGGCCTGGCCGAGGAGCAGCTGCTCGCGACGCCCTACGCCCAGGCGCGCCGCTGGGTCGACGACGCGGTCGCGCGCTCACAGGTGGAGCAGGACGTCTTCGAACCGCTCGCCATGTCCGTCGCCACGGTGGATGCCGCCGGGGTACCGAACGTGCGCACCGTCCTGATGCGCTTCCTCGACGAACGTGGGCCCGGGTTCGTCACCGCGCTCACGTCTGCCAAGGGGCGGGAGATCGCGGCCAACCCCGTCATGGCCGTGGCCCTGACCTGGCCACCGATGTACCGGGCCATCCGCTTCCGCGGCCGGGCCGTGATGGTCGACCGTGCCGAGGTGCTCGAGTACTGGCAGTCCCGGCCGTGGGCGTCGCGGATCTCGGCGTGGACCTCGCAGCAGTCCGAGCCGGTGGGCACGCGCACCGACCTCGAGGAGGCCTACGCCCGCCGGGCCGCCGAGTTCCCCGACACCGGCTCCGAGTCGGACGTGCCCGTGCCCGACTTCTGGGGCGGCTACCGGGTCGTGCCCGACGAGGTCGAGTTCTGGGCGGGTCGCCGCAACCGCCTGCACGACCGCCTCGTCTTCACCCGGGTCGGCGACGGCGATCTCGGCGACGCGGCATCCTGGTCGGTCAGCCGCCGCCAACCCTGA
- a CDS encoding MFS transporter — protein MAEGFSLRQIAVPAFGPSAIWSIGVGAVLPVVALSARGLGASIAVAALFVGLTGLAEIAAAVPAGVLVERIGERRAIVLAGVVDAVACLLALVAPSLWVLGLAVLLMGPSAAIFLLARQSYLTAAAPVHLRARAMSTLGGVTRIGLFIGPVVGAPVVAVWGPQAAFGVAVAAGSLASLLAWRTTDLTAHEESAQGGRARVPVARVVAEHRRVLLTVGLGVLAIGLARASRVVVVPLWAESIGLDAAQTSLVFAAAAFIEVLLFWPAGSVMDRYGRVWVAVPVALLLGGGLLVLPLTATLVGVAVVALVMGVGNGIGSGIVMTLGADAAPTVGRAPFLGVWRLLSLVGTNGAAIVVAGVAAVASIAAASVAVGALTLVGGAWLARWLPEYDPRRRRRAT, from the coding sequence ATGGCAGAGGGCTTCTCCCTGCGCCAGATCGCGGTTCCGGCCTTCGGCCCGTCGGCGATCTGGTCGATCGGGGTGGGGGCCGTGCTGCCGGTCGTCGCGCTGAGCGCCCGTGGGCTCGGGGCCTCGATCGCCGTGGCGGCCCTGTTCGTCGGGCTGACCGGCCTCGCGGAGATCGCGGCCGCCGTGCCCGCCGGGGTGTTGGTGGAGCGGATCGGCGAGCGGCGGGCCATCGTGCTCGCGGGCGTGGTGGATGCCGTCGCGTGCCTGCTGGCGCTCGTCGCGCCCTCGCTGTGGGTCCTCGGTCTGGCGGTGCTGCTCATGGGGCCGTCGGCGGCGATCTTCCTGCTGGCCCGACAGAGCTACCTCACGGCGGCCGCCCCGGTGCACCTGAGGGCCCGGGCCATGTCGACCCTGGGAGGGGTCACCCGGATCGGGCTGTTCATCGGGCCTGTCGTCGGAGCGCCCGTCGTGGCGGTGTGGGGGCCACAGGCCGCGTTCGGCGTCGCCGTCGCCGCAGGGTCGCTCGCGTCGCTCCTCGCCTGGCGGACAACCGATCTCACCGCGCACGAGGAGAGCGCGCAGGGTGGGCGGGCCCGGGTGCCGGTGGCCCGGGTCGTGGCGGAGCACCGGCGGGTGCTGCTCACGGTCGGGCTCGGGGTGCTCGCGATCGGCCTGGCGCGCGCCTCACGGGTGGTCGTCGTGCCGCTGTGGGCCGAGAGCATCGGTCTGGATGCCGCGCAGACCTCTCTCGTGTTCGCTGCGGCCGCATTCATCGAGGTGCTGTTGTTCTGGCCGGCCGGCAGCGTCATGGACCGGTACGGACGGGTGTGGGTGGCCGTGCCGGTTGCGCTGCTCCTCGGTGGGGGTCTGCTCGTGCTGCCCCTGACGGCCACGCTCGTGGGAGTGGCCGTGGTCGCACTGGTCATGGGCGTCGGCAACGGGATCGGCTCGGGCATCGTCATGACCCTGGGGGCGGATGCCGCGCCGACGGTCGGGCGGGCACCCTTCCTCGGTGTGTGGCGGCTGCTCTCCCTCGTGGGCACGAACGGGGCCGCGATCGTGGTCGCGGGCGTGGCTGCCGTGGCGTCCATCGCGGCCGCCAGCGTGGCCGTCGGCGCCCTGACACTGGTCGGGGGCGCATGGCTCGCGCGATGGCTGCCCGAGTACGACCCGAGGCGCCGTCGGCGGGCGACGTAG
- a CDS encoding metal-dependent transcriptional regulator gives MTDLIDTTEMYLRTIFELEEEGITPLRARIAERLGHSGPTVSQTVARMERDGLLAVAGDRHLELSEEGRTLATRVMRKHRIAERLLVDIIGLEWEYVHDEACRWEHVMSDRVERKILAMLPDHALSPYGNPIPGLEELGDFGERIDFRSGLSTLKEVAGDEPATVVVRRIGEPVQVDSEALGLLTTVGLVPGQPARVRRDGVRVVAWRDGSQESTGVSLPGDIASHVFVQVT, from the coding sequence GTGACCGACCTCATCGACACCACGGAGATGTACCTCCGCACGATCTTCGAGCTCGAGGAGGAGGGCATCACGCCCCTGCGCGCCCGCATCGCCGAACGTCTCGGGCACTCCGGCCCCACCGTCTCGCAGACCGTGGCACGGATGGAGCGCGACGGGCTGCTCGCCGTGGCCGGCGACCGGCACCTCGAGCTGAGCGAGGAGGGGCGCACGCTCGCGACCCGCGTCATGCGCAAGCACCGCATCGCCGAGCGCCTGCTCGTCGACATCATCGGTCTGGAGTGGGAGTACGTCCACGACGAGGCCTGTCGCTGGGAGCACGTCATGTCCGACCGGGTCGAGCGCAAGATCCTCGCGATGCTGCCCGATCACGCGCTCTCGCCCTACGGCAACCCGATCCCGGGGCTGGAGGAGCTCGGGGACTTCGGCGAGCGCATCGACTTCCGCAGCGGCCTGTCCACGCTCAAGGAGGTGGCCGGTGACGAGCCTGCGACCGTGGTGGTTCGGCGGATCGGCGAGCCGGTGCAGGTCGACTCCGAGGCGCTCGGCCTGCTGACCACCGTCGGTCTGGTGCCGGGGCAGCCCGCCCGGGTGCGGCGCGACGGGGTGCGGGTGGTCGCGTGGCGCGACGGGTCGCAGGAGTCGACCGGAGTCTCGCTGCCCGGGGACATCGCCTCCCACGTCTTCGTGCAGGTGACCTGA